A single region of the Anaerolineales bacterium genome encodes:
- a CDS encoding NAD(P)/FAD-dependent oxidoreductase — translation MTRYDGIVIGSGPNGLAAAITLAQAGWRVLLIEGKATLGGGLRTLELTRPGFRHDMCSAVHPLALISPFFRALTLPIPWLYPSAELAHPLDDAPAVLVERSLEATAAGLGSALDARRYRQVFAPLVDGAEALIDQFLAPLHFPRHPFRSGYFGALALLSARRLARTAFEGERARALFGGMAAHGLIPLTHPTTAAFGLLLTTLAHAVGWALPRGGSQTIADALAAHLRALGGEIVTDLPITAMRDLPPARAYFFDVAPRNLLRIVGDRFPPRYRRQLDAFRYGAGVFKIDYALSEPIPWRDPAIWRAATVHLGGTLAELCDSERAMREGRHAERPYTLLVQPTLFDASRIPPEYAGAHIAWAYCHVPHGSTTDMTAAIERQFERFAPGFRHCITARVTHHTAALEAYNPNYIGGDINAGVQDWRQLYTRPVLRWSPYTTPDPAIYLCSSSTPPGGGVHGLCGCHAARAALHRLGGKGGI, via the coding sequence ATGACTCGTTATGATGGGATTGTGATCGGCTCAGGACCAAACGGCTTGGCAGCGGCGATCACCCTTGCCCAAGCGGGCTGGCGCGTACTGCTGATCGAAGGGAAAGCGACGCTTGGCGGCGGGCTGCGCACGCTGGAACTGACACGCCCCGGCTTTCGCCATGACATGTGTTCCGCCGTCCACCCTTTGGCGCTCATCTCGCCGTTTTTTCGCGCCTTAACGCTGCCCATCCCCTGGCTTTACCCCTCGGCAGAGCTTGCCCATCCCCTGGATGATGCCCCTGCCGTCTTGGTGGAGCGCTCCCTTGAGGCGACGGCAGCAGGCTTAGGATCAGCGCTGGACGCAAGGCGCTACCGTCAGGTGTTTGCCCCGTTGGTCGATGGGGCGGAAGCCCTCATCGATCAGTTCCTTGCCCCGCTGCACTTCCCGCGCCATCCGTTTCGTTCGGGCTATTTTGGGGCGTTGGCGCTGCTCTCGGCGCGGCGTTTGGCGCGGACTGCCTTTGAGGGCGAACGGGCGCGGGCGCTCTTTGGCGGCATGGCGGCACATGGGCTAATCCCTTTAACACATCCAACGACGGCGGCATTTGGGCTGCTCCTCACCACGCTGGCACACGCCGTTGGCTGGGCGCTGCCACGCGGCGGCTCGCAGACGATTGCCGATGCCCTTGCCGCCCATTTGCGGGCGCTTGGCGGCGAGATCGTCACCGATCTGCCGATCACCGCGATGCGCGATCTGCCCCCTGCCCGCGCCTATTTTTTTGATGTTGCCCCGCGTAACCTGCTGCGCATCGTTGGAGATCGTTTTCCCCCGCGCTACCGCCGCCAGTTGGATGCTTTTCGCTATGGGGCGGGCGTGTTCAAGATCGATTACGCCCTCTCAGAGCCAATCCCCTGGCGCGATCCCGCCATCTGGCGGGCGGCAACCGTCCACCTCGGCGGAACATTGGCGGAACTATGCGACAGCGAACGCGCCATGAGGGAGGGGCGGCACGCCGAACGCCCCTATACGCTGCTTGTCCAGCCCACTCTGTTTGATGCGAGCCGCATCCCGCCGGAGTATGCGGGGGCGCATATCGCGTGGGCATATTGCCATGTGCCGCATGGCTCAACCACCGATATGACTGCCGCCATCGAGCGGCAATTTGAACGCTTTGCGCCGGGCTTTCGCCACTGCATCACGGCGCGGGTGACGCACCACACCGCTGCGTTGGAGGCATACAACCCGAATTACATCGGCGGTGATATCAACGCTGGCGTCCAAGATTGGCGGCAGCTTTACACCCGCCCAGTTCTGCGCTGGTCGCCCTACACCACGCCCGATCCGGCGATTTACCTGTGTTCCTCATCAACGCCGCCCGGTGGGGGCGTGCATGGGCTGTGCGGCTGCCACGCGGCACGGGCGGCGCTCCATCGCTTAGGAGGAAAGGGGGGGATTTAA
- a CDS encoding protein kinase, with the protein MATRTLLGKYELIERLGRGGMAEVFKSYQARLDRMVAIKLLHPFLADDSEFKERFTREAQNVARLRHPNIVQVYDFDFDPETESFFMVMELLEGGTLKDHIAKAEGSKLPIEETLRIVRKAVEALAYAHTRGMIHRDLKPANLMLEKDGRVVLTDFGIAKIVTGNQFTASGGMVGTPAYMAPEQGLGDIGDERSDLYSVGIMLYQMATGKLPYDAETPVATILKHLNEPIPDITQIAPALPESVVTLILRAMAKDPDDRYQSANEMLAALDAVINGQPLPPIGATKNLETPAIAPRDTSPKRPTNGGAAGAPPAGTSGGDTVVLPNEGNYQTQRIVMPTELGRRGGFWIGIFAGIAVIAVIGASLATGRIFGIGPVFLPSPTATPTATATITPTNTATATDTITPTPTATATITPTDTPTITPTPTDTPTITLTASRTPTNTITPSPTQTYTATHTPSRTPTETPTNTPTFTPTNTNTPTNTPTPTLDLTATVGAATALAQARTATVVQLTLEAFFLTQQAGTTPTPNYTATARLCEREYLLEKPRRPNPANPDDPIKIDLQNEFEREIVIKNLSTCDWLPGTALYYRSGERFSAPRKIEMTNTVPVKPGELARFIFRGRTPSPGGLLAGLWELKTEGGVLIDPPVEIAFYIYQ; encoded by the coding sequence TTGGCAACACGCACACTCCTCGGCAAGTATGAATTGATCGAACGCCTCGGACGCGGTGGTATGGCGGAGGTGTTCAAATCCTACCAAGCGCGGCTGGATCGTATGGTAGCGATCAAGCTCCTCCACCCCTTCCTTGCCGACGACAGCGAATTCAAAGAACGCTTCACCCGCGAGGCGCAGAATGTCGCCCGTCTGCGCCACCCGAACATTGTCCAAGTTTACGACTTTGACTTTGACCCGGAGACGGAAAGTTTCTTCATGGTCATGGAACTCCTTGAAGGGGGGACGCTCAAGGATCACATTGCGAAGGCAGAGGGCAGCAAACTCCCCATTGAGGAAACCCTGCGCATCGTTCGCAAGGCGGTGGAAGCGCTTGCCTATGCCCACACGCGGGGGATGATTCACCGTGACCTGAAGCCCGCCAACCTGATGTTGGAAAAAGATGGGCGCGTTGTCCTCACCGATTTCGGCATTGCCAAAATCGTCACCGGCAATCAGTTCACCGCCAGCGGCGGGATGGTGGGGACGCCCGCCTACATGGCGCCCGAACAGGGCTTGGGCGATATTGGCGACGAACGTTCCGACCTCTACAGCGTCGGGATCATGCTCTACCAAATGGCGACGGGCAAGCTCCCCTATGACGCCGAAACGCCCGTTGCCACCATTCTCAAACACCTTAACGAGCCGATCCCCGATATTACGCAGATCGCCCCTGCCCTGCCGGAATCGGTGGTGACGCTCATCCTACGGGCGATGGCGAAAGACCCCGATGATCGTTACCAAAGCGCCAACGAGATGCTGGCGGCGTTGGATGCGGTGATCAATGGACAGCCGCTGCCCCCCATTGGGGCGACGAAAAACCTTGAAACGCCCGCCATCGCCCCCCGCGATACCTCCCCCAAGCGCCCCACGAATGGCGGCGCGGCGGGCGCTCCACCAGCGGGGACTTCCGGTGGGGATACGGTGGTGCTTCCCAACGAGGGCAATTACCAAACTCAACGCATCGTCATGCCGACGGAACTGGGGCGGCGCGGTGGTTTTTGGATCGGTATTTTTGCTGGTATCGCCGTGATCGCCGTCATTGGGGCAAGCCTTGCCACCGGACGTATTTTCGGTATTGGTCCGGTCTTTTTGCCTTCCCCAACGGCAACCCCTACCGCAACGGCGACGATCACCCCAACGAACACGGCGACGGCAACGGATACGATCACCCCGACGCCCACCGCAACAGCGACGATCACCCCCACCGACACGCCGACGATCACGCCGACACCGACGGACACGCCGACGATCACCCTGACGGCTTCGCGAACGCCGACGAATACGATCACGCCTTCGCCCACGCAGACCTATACCGCCACCCATACGCCATCGCGGACGCCCACCGAGACGCCGACGAACACGCCGACCTTCACGCCGACGAATACGAACACGCCGACGAACACCCCCACGCCCACCCTTGATCTGACGGCGACGGTAGGGGCGGCGACGGCGCTGGCACAGGCGCGGACAGCAACCGTCGTCCAACTGACGCTGGAGGCGTTCTTCCTCACACAGCAGGCAGGGACGACGCCCACCCCCAATTACACGGCGACGGCGCGGCTCTGCGAGCGCGAATATTTGCTAGAGAAGCCGAGACGCCCCAATCCGGCGAATCCCGATGATCCGATCAAGATCGACCTTCAAAATGAATTCGAGCGCGAGATCGTGATCAAAAACCTCAGCACCTGCGATTGGCTGCCCGGAACGGCGCTCTATTACAGATCGGGCGAACGCTTCAGCGCCCCCCGCAAAATCGAAATGACGAACACCGTCCCCGTGAAACCGGGCGAGCTTGCCCGCTTCATCTTCCGCGGACGGACGCCCTCGCCGGGCGGCTTGTTGGCGGGGTTGTGGGAATTGAAAACAGAAGGCGGCGTCTTGATCGACCCGCCCGTTGAAATCGCCTTCTATATTTATCAGTAG
- a CDS encoding response regulator transcription factor has translation MTGQPTHPDKVRLIIADDHFVVREGLRLILEATGRFEIVGEALNGKEAVMLTEQHRPDLILMDLRMPGMDGLEAIQLIKAQWHDIAIVILTTYNEDSLMVQGLQLGAQGYLLKDTGRETLLNTIDAALRGETLLSPETTKRLMDYMASSSKQAAPNHSEEETPFALTSREIEVLQQVAKGVSSKAIAFDLGISERTVKAHLENIFTKFGVNTRAAAVSIALQYNLLQDV, from the coding sequence ATGACTGGTCAACCAACTCACCCAGACAAGGTGCGTCTGATTATTGCCGACGATCATTTCGTTGTGCGGGAGGGGCTGCGCCTGATCTTGGAAGCGACAGGGCGCTTTGAGATTGTTGGTGAGGCGCTCAACGGCAAGGAAGCCGTCATGCTGACCGAACAACATCGCCCTGATTTGATCTTGATGGATTTGCGAATGCCCGGCATGGATGGTTTGGAGGCGATCCAATTGATCAAGGCACAGTGGCACGACATTGCCATTGTGATCCTGACGACCTACAACGAAGATTCGTTGATGGTACAGGGGTTGCAGCTTGGCGCTCAGGGCTATCTGCTGAAAGACACCGGACGCGAGACGCTCCTGAACACGATTGATGCCGCCTTACGGGGCGAAACCCTCTTGAGTCCAGAGACGACAAAACGCCTGATGGACTATATGGCGTCCTCTAGCAAACAAGCGGCGCCCAACCACAGCGAAGAAGAAACCCCCTTTGCCCTCACCAGCCGCGAAATTGAGGTGCTTCAGCAGGTGGCAAAGGGGGTCAGCAGCAAAGCGATTGCCTTTGATTTAGGGATCAGCGAACGCACGGTGAAGGCACATTTGGAGAACATCTTCACCAAGTTTGGGGTCAACACACGGGCAGCGGCGGTGAGCATCGCCTTACAATACAACCTTTTGCAAGATGTCTGA